A single Sporohalobacter salinus DNA region contains:
- a CDS encoding TIGR00341 family protein produces MQVALVALEAGEGEEAVDLLEALEVTIADYKLFSSSTGDLLIINLLYGNTDMVLDNLSQQFNFETNDDRSLIIVSPDTVIPVDKERLESSAFQATRESLVTYASQNSRLDDRFILLAIMSAIVSSLGVILNNVPVIVGSMVIAPVFGPIVAIAIGIVLADFKLMIRGLLAESTVLLIGIFMGLLMGAIVPNVAVNSALKTRMFPTVADLFVALAAGSAGAYSLITGVKSQLIGVVIAAALIPVMCTVGIGISLSNPMMVGGSLLLLGGTYLALILSIVGVFYFKGLKPQIWYKFKAQRLVKKSLILIMVAVIILSLPLSWLTYQRMIKEKPEDTVRKIYRRNFGDKLETNLLSIDVQGKKVEIFLYTPAETDEYFFKLLEDKIKNKLGSEYRVIFEVVPTKRFQLPLD; encoded by the coding sequence ATGCAGGTAGCTTTAGTAGCTCTCGAAGCGGGAGAAGGAGAAGAAGCAGTTGATTTACTGGAAGCATTGGAAGTGACTATTGCTGATTACAAATTATTTTCTTCATCTACTGGAGATCTTTTGATTATAAATCTACTATATGGAAATACTGACATGGTTTTAGATAATTTATCTCAGCAATTTAATTTTGAAACTAATGATGATCGTAGTTTAATCATTGTTAGTCCTGATACAGTGATTCCTGTTGATAAAGAAAGGTTAGAGAGTTCTGCTTTTCAAGCTACTCGGGAATCTTTAGTAACATATGCTAGTCAAAATTCAAGACTTGATGATAGGTTTATATTATTAGCTATCATGTCTGCAATAGTTTCTTCTTTGGGTGTAATTCTTAATAATGTGCCTGTAATTGTAGGGTCGATGGTTATTGCTCCTGTCTTTGGACCGATTGTAGCAATTGCTATTGGAATTGTATTGGCTGATTTTAAATTGATGATCCGCGGTTTATTAGCAGAATCTACAGTATTATTAATAGGAATATTTATGGGGTTGTTAATGGGGGCAATAGTTCCTAATGTAGCTGTGAATTCTGCTTTAAAAACTAGAATGTTTCCTACAGTAGCAGATTTATTTGTAGCCTTAGCTGCTGGAAGTGCTGGAGCTTATTCTTTAATCACAGGGGTTAAGAGTCAGCTAATTGGAGTAGTAATTGCAGCAGCATTAATTCCAGTAATGTGTACAGTAGGGATCGGTATTTCGTTATCAAACCCAATGATGGTAGGAGGAAGCTTATTATTGTTGGGAGGAACTTATCTCGCTCTGATTTTATCAATTGTTGGGGTCTTTTATTTTAAAGGCCTTAAACCCCAGATCTGGTATAAGTTTAAAGCACAAAGATTAGTAAAAAAGAGTTTGATCTTAATTATGGTAGCAGTTATTATTCTAAGTTTACCGCTTTCTTGGCTTACTTATCAGCGGATGATTAAGGAAAAGCCTGAGGATACAGTGCGCAAAATATATCGAAGGAATTTTGGGGATAAATTAGAAACTAATTTATTAAGTATTGATGTACAAGGAAAAAAGGTAGAAATATTTTTATATACTCCAGCTGAGACTGATGAATATTTTTTTAAACTTTTAGAAGATAAAATTAAGAATAAGTTAGGTTCTGAGTATAGAGTTATTTTTGAAGTAGTTCCTACTAAAAGATTTCAACTTCCTCTGGATTAG
- a CDS encoding YerC/YecD family TrpR-related protein, giving the protein MSSNLEGEFTDQLFEAILALESVEEAYKFFEDVCTINEIKALGQRLQVAKMLKEGSTYDKVAEATGASTATISRVKRFLNYGAGGYELILDRLDQSE; this is encoded by the coding sequence GTGAGTTCTAATTTAGAGGGTGAATTTACTGATCAATTATTTGAAGCAATTTTAGCTTTAGAATCTGTTGAAGAGGCTTATAAATTTTTTGAAGATGTATGTACTATTAATGAAATTAAAGCTTTAGGGCAGAGGTTACAAGTAGCTAAGATGTTGAAAGAAGGTTCAACTTATGATAAAGTTGCTGAAGCTACAGGAGCTAGCACAGCTACTATCAGTCGAGTTAAGCGATTTTTGAATTATGGTGCTGGGGGTTATGAATTGATTTTGGATAGATTAGATCAAAGTGAATAA
- a CDS encoding MogA/MoaB family molybdenum cofactor biosynthesis protein produces MIKVGIITASDKGARGEREDKSGQVIEELIAEIDGEVVSYQIVPDKKEVLKTKMLEMIIEDGINLLLTTGGTGLAPCDVTPDATLELIEKEVPGIAEAMRMESLKITDRAMLSRAVSGVIKETLIINLPGSPKAVQECLEVIISVLPHAIDLIQDEVDECAR; encoded by the coding sequence ATGATTAAAGTAGGAATTATTACAGCTAGTGATAAAGGAGCCAGAGGAGAAAGAGAAGATAAAAGTGGCCAAGTTATTGAAGAATTAATAGCTGAGATAGATGGTGAAGTAGTTAGTTATCAGATAGTTCCAGATAAGAAAGAAGTCTTAAAGACTAAGATGTTGGAGATGATAATAGAAGATGGAATTAATCTCTTATTGACTACGGGTGGAACCGGGCTGGCTCCTTGTGATGTAACTCCTGATGCTACTTTAGAATTAATTGAAAAAGAAGTTCCCGGTATAGCTGAAGCTATGCGGATGGAAAGTCTAAAAATAACAGATCGGGCTATGTTATCAAGGGCAGTGTCAGGAGTAATTAAAGAGACCTTAATTATAAATTTACCAGGAAGTCCCAAAGCTGTTCAGGAATGTTTAGAAGTTATTATCTCGGTTCTACCACATGCCATTGATTTAATCCAAGATGAAGTGGATGAATGCGCAAGATAA
- a CDS encoding MOSC domain-containing protein, which translates to MAKIAAVSLSENKGEQKENVDSAVLKENFGLVDDAHAGDWHRQVSLLAQESIDKMNKQGLDVSAGDFAENLTTKDIDLLELDLGTRIRINGKAVLEITQHGKECHDRCAVYEQAGDCVMPREGIFAKVITSGEIKPGDEIEVLAND; encoded by the coding sequence ATGGCAAAGATTGCAGCAGTTTCACTTAGTGAGAATAAAGGAGAGCAAAAAGAGAATGTGGATTCAGCAGTTTTAAAAGAAAATTTTGGATTAGTAGATGATGCTCATGCAGGAGACTGGCATCGTCAGGTCAGTCTTTTAGCTCAAGAGAGTATTGATAAAATGAATAAACAGGGACTTGATGTTAGTGCTGGTGATTTTGCAGAGAATTTGACTACTAAGGATATTGATTTATTAGAACTAGATTTAGGTACTAGAATTAGGATTAATGGTAAAGCAGTATTAGAAATTACTCAACATGGGAAAGAGTGTCATGATCGATGTGCTGTTTATGAACAGGCAGGAGATTGTGTTATGCCGCGAGAAGGGATCTTTGCCAAAGTAATTACTAGTGGTGAAATCAAGCCTGGTGATGAAATCGAGGTGTTAGCTAATGATTAA
- the moaC gene encoding cyclic pyranopterin monophosphate synthase MoaC: protein MTAEETGFTHFNDSGRARMVDVSEKPVTSRIAVAEGKVYASAETIERIQAEQIEKGDVMGVAQIAGVMNAKKTSDIIPMCHPLNITGVDLDFEINNERNYIRIIAEVKISSQTGVEMEALTAVSTAALTIYDMCKAVDKAMEIGEIRLLKKSGGQSGDFRREDSTSN, encoded by the coding sequence ATGACTGCAGAAGAGACAGGTTTTACTCACTTTAATGATTCGGGTCGAGCTCGAATGGTAGATGTTAGTGAAAAACCAGTAACTAGTAGAATTGCAGTAGCTGAGGGGAAAGTATATGCAAGTGCTGAGACGATTGAACGAATTCAGGCAGAACAGATAGAAAAGGGTGACGTTATGGGAGTAGCTCAGATTGCCGGAGTAATGAATGCTAAAAAGACTAGTGATATTATTCCTATGTGCCATCCTTTAAATATTACAGGTGTAGATTTAGATTTTGAAATTAATAACGAAAGGAATTATATTCGAATTATAGCAGAAGTAAAGATTAGCTCTCAGACAGGAGTAGAGATGGAGGCTTTAACTGCTGTTTCTACAGCAGCTTTAACTATTTATGATATGTGTAAAGCAGTTGATAAAGCTATGGAAATTGGTGAAATTAGATTATTAAAGAAGAGCGGCGGTCAAAGCGGAGACTTTAGGCGGGAAGATAGTACCAGTAATTAA
- the moaA gene encoding GTP 3',8-cyclase MoaA produces the protein MEDKFERQIDYLRVSVTDRCNLRCFYCMPEEGIELKTHEEILSYEELYNIIKSATELGFKKIRLTGGEPLVRKGIVNFIEKLHQLEIDDLALTTNGILLSKYAADLKAAGLDRVNISLDTLQSDKFREITCSENYSLSDVMKGIKEAQRVGLTPIKLNVVLIRGVNDNEIEDFARLTIDSELIVRFIEVMPLGNNYDWVKEKHISITKVKEELNQFDSLIPAEEGVGNGPAKYYRFSKAAGKIGFISPISDHYCPSCNRIRLTADGFLKSCLMADKELNIKKAIRSESQADGLKKVLKQSILAKPKQGLGDEISADFESNKRLMSQIGG, from the coding sequence ATGGAAGATAAATTTGAACGGCAGATAGATTATCTGCGGGTTTCGGTGACAGATCGTTGTAATTTACGTTGTTTTTATTGCATGCCTGAAGAAGGAATAGAATTGAAGACACATGAGGAAATTCTCAGTTATGAAGAATTATATAATATAATTAAGTCAGCTACTGAATTGGGATTTAAAAAGATTAGATTAACTGGTGGTGAACCGCTAGTTCGGAAAGGAATAGTTAATTTTATTGAGAAATTGCATCAGCTAGAGATTGATGATTTGGCCTTAACAACTAATGGGATTTTGCTGTCTAAATATGCTGCGGATTTAAAAGCAGCAGGTCTTGATAGAGTTAATATTAGTTTAGATACCTTACAGTCTGATAAATTTAGGGAAATAACTTGTAGTGAGAATTATTCTTTATCAGATGTAATGAAAGGAATTAAAGAAGCTCAAAGAGTTGGTCTAACGCCAATTAAATTGAATGTAGTTTTAATTAGAGGAGTTAATGATAATGAAATAGAAGACTTTGCTCGTTTAACAATAGATAGTGAGTTAATAGTTCGCTTTATAGAAGTGATGCCGCTTGGAAATAATTATGATTGGGTTAAAGAAAAGCATATTTCGATTACTAAGGTTAAAGAAGAGTTAAATCAATTTGATTCTCTTATTCCTGCTGAAGAAGGAGTTGGTAATGGACCGGCTAAATATTATCGTTTTTCTAAAGCTGCTGGGAAAATAGGTTTTATTAGTCCAATTTCAGATCATTACTGTCCTTCTTGTAATCGGATTAGACTTACGGCTGATGGATTTTTGAAATCATGTCTTATGGCTGATAAAGAACTTAATATTAAAAAAGCTATTCGTTCCGAAAGTCAGGCTGATGGTTTAAAGAAAGTTTTAAAGCAATCAATTTTAGCTAAGCCTAAACAAGGGCTAGGCGACGAGATAAGTGCTGATTTTGAATCAAATAAGCGTTTGATGTCGCAGATAGGAGGCTAG
- a CDS encoding molybdopterin biosynthesis protein, with amino-acid sequence MEKRNIYLDKLPLAEAKDIILTNLTANYTEVTERVEVEETLGRITARAIYAKNSSPHYYAAAMDGIAVDVADTFGAGKRSPKKLIIGEDAFFVDTGDAISKDCNGVIMIEDINQLDENIVEITTSAAPGQHIRSIGEDILASQLLVPANTKLDSVDIGGLLAGGITEIEVKKEPEVAILPTGTELVEPGNSLKPGEIVEYNSRVISSQIKQWGAIPVKADKVKDDYDLIKEQVNQLSQQYDLVLIIAGSSAGAEDYTSQVIKDLGELLFHGVAIKPGKPLMAGIVNEKLVIGVPGYPVSAYLDNRLFVKPVIERLLGSTCSQPDIVKAELTYDLVSKLGEEEFVRVNIVRIEGKLKAIPLQRGAGVINSVMESDGFVRISNLSQGINRGEQVEVELRKNIDYNRNLLIVGEKDLVYEILSNQLKLSRVNLNLKFKNFDSNTALETLEQRIANLALIRTVGTPQQIDRSWLQERLDQQVVVVKLAVSDIGLVIQSNSSLAINGIRDLNQEGISFVNLQQGTASRCLLDNKLKTAGIDSKEVVGYNQEESTARSAANLVKEGIVDVGLASREVAELFDLDFISLGKVTSSLIIPESQWEDEKIKNLLGVINSSKFKSELRKIAGYNIEECEEIIEKKVGAD; translated from the coding sequence ATGGAAAAAAGAAATATTTATCTTGACAAATTGCCTTTGGCAGAAGCTAAAGATATAATTCTAACTAATTTAACAGCTAATTATACAGAAGTGACAGAAAGAGTGGAGGTAGAAGAAACATTAGGGAGGATAACTGCTAGAGCTATCTATGCTAAAAATTCTTCACCTCATTATTATGCAGCAGCAATGGATGGGATTGCAGTTGATGTGGCAGATACCTTTGGTGCTGGAAAGAGATCTCCTAAAAAATTAATTATAGGTGAAGATGCTTTCTTTGTTGATACTGGTGATGCAATTTCAAAAGACTGTAATGGAGTTATTATGATTGAAGATATAAATCAGTTAGATGAGAATATTGTTGAGATTACTACATCAGCAGCTCCAGGACAGCATATTAGATCAATTGGAGAAGATATTCTTGCCTCCCAACTTTTAGTACCGGCTAATACTAAATTAGATTCAGTTGATATTGGCGGTTTGTTGGCTGGCGGAATAACAGAGATCGAGGTAAAAAAAGAGCCTGAAGTTGCTATTTTACCAACGGGAACAGAATTAGTAGAGCCAGGTAATTCCCTGAAACCAGGAGAGATTGTTGAATATAATTCACGGGTAATATCCAGTCAGATAAAGCAGTGGGGAGCAATTCCAGTTAAGGCAGATAAAGTAAAGGATGATTATGATTTAATTAAAGAACAGGTTAATCAATTAAGTCAACAATATGATCTAGTATTAATTATTGCAGGGTCTTCAGCTGGAGCAGAAGATTATACATCTCAGGTAATTAAGGATTTAGGTGAATTATTATTTCATGGCGTAGCTATTAAACCAGGAAAGCCTTTAATGGCTGGTATAGTTAATGAAAAATTAGTAATTGGAGTGCCTGGTTATCCAGTTTCAGCTTATTTAGATAATCGATTGTTTGTAAAGCCGGTTATAGAAAGATTATTAGGGTCAACTTGTAGTCAACCTGATATAGTTAAGGCAGAATTAACTTATGATTTAGTATCCAAGTTAGGTGAAGAAGAGTTTGTCAGGGTTAATATTGTCAGAATTGAAGGAAAATTAAAGGCAATTCCTTTACAGCGGGGAGCTGGAGTAATTAATTCAGTAATGGAGTCTGATGGCTTTGTTAGAATTTCTAATTTAAGTCAGGGTATAAATCGAGGAGAGCAGGTAGAAGTAGAATTGCGCAAGAATATAGATTATAACCGGAACTTATTGATAGTTGGTGAGAAAGATTTAGTCTATGAAATATTATCTAATCAACTTAAGTTAAGTAGAGTTAACTTGAATTTAAAATTTAAAAATTTCGACAGTAATACAGCTTTAGAAACTTTAGAACAAAGAATAGCCAATTTAGCTCTTATTAGAACAGTTGGGACTCCACAGCAGATAGATAGGTCTTGGTTACAGGAGAGATTAGATCAGCAGGTGGTAGTAGTTAAATTAGCTGTTAGTGATATAGGCTTAGTAATCCAATCAAATAGTTCTCTTGCAATTAACGGAATTAGAGATTTAAATCAGGAAGGAATATCTTTTGTTAATTTACAGCAGGGAACAGCTAGTCGTTGTCTATTAGATAATAAATTAAAAACAGCTGGTATTGATAGTAAAGAGGTAGTAGGATACAACCAAGAAGAAAGCACTGCTCGCAGTGCAGCTAATTTAGTTAAAGAAGGAATAGTAGATGTTGGTTTAGCTAGTCGAGAGGTAGCTGAGTTATTTGATTTAGATTTTATCAGTTTAGGGAAGGTTACTTCCAGCTTGATTATCCCGGAGAGTCAATGGGAAGATGAGAAGATAAAGAATTTATTAGGGGTAATTAACAGTAGCAAGTTCAAGTCTGAACTAAGAAAGATAGCAGGTTATAATATAGAGGAATGTGAAGAGATTATCGAGAAGAAAGTAGGTGCTGACTAA
- the glp gene encoding gephyrin-like molybdotransferase Glp, with protein sequence MEFFEFVTPKEALQTIEANIDLKKKTEKINVTKGLDRVVAFDVLAAEDLPAFTKSTMDGYAIQAGDTFGASEQTPQTLDIIGEVEMGVRPNLELKAGQAVEIPTGGMLPDGADAVVMIERVETKADEVKVYTSVSPGANIVRKGSDILQGEVVVSAGHCLRPQDIGALAGLGITEIEAYKKPKVGIISTGNELISLGEELNPSQTRDINTYSLTSLVEELGAIPIQGGIIEDSNKALKQAVDELAPQVDFLLISGGSSVGARDVTYEVLEELGTEDVLIHGIAIKPGKPTLFTMLDELPVYGLPGHPVSVMVTFNKFVAPYINQKMGVIKPPSTVKAEFSQNISSDPGREDYLRVTVEKENNNLIARPVRGESSLIMTMVEADGLVRVPLSREGLTAGEEVKVELF encoded by the coding sequence ATGGAGTTTTTCGAATTTGTTACTCCTAAAGAAGCCTTACAGACTATTGAAGCAAATATTGATCTAAAAAAGAAAACAGAAAAGATAAACGTTACTAAAGGTTTAGACAGAGTAGTTGCTTTTGATGTATTAGCGGCTGAAGATTTACCTGCTTTTACTAAATCAACTATGGATGGCTATGCTATTCAAGCTGGAGATACCTTTGGTGCTAGTGAACAGACTCCACAGACTTTAGATATTATTGGTGAAGTAGAGATGGGAGTTAGGCCAAATCTGGAGTTAAAAGCAGGACAAGCAGTAGAGATTCCTACTGGAGGAATGCTTCCAGACGGGGCTGATGCTGTAGTCATGATTGAAAGAGTAGAAACGAAAGCAGATGAAGTTAAAGTCTATACTTCTGTTTCTCCCGGAGCTAATATAGTAAGAAAAGGCAGTGATATTTTACAGGGGGAGGTAGTAGTATCGGCTGGCCATTGTCTGCGGCCGCAGGATATAGGAGCCTTAGCTGGTTTAGGTATAACAGAAATAGAAGCATATAAAAAGCCTAAAGTAGGAATTATTTCAACTGGGAATGAATTAATTTCTTTAGGTGAAGAATTAAATCCTAGTCAAACTAGAGATATTAATACTTATTCATTGACTTCTTTAGTAGAAGAATTAGGAGCCATTCCTATTCAGGGCGGAATTATAGAGGATAGTAATAAGGCTTTAAAACAGGCTGTTGATGAATTAGCTCCTCAAGTTGATTTTTTACTTATTTCTGGAGGTAGTTCAGTGGGAGCTAGAGATGTTACCTATGAAGTTTTAGAGGAATTAGGAACTGAAGATGTTTTGATTCATGGAATAGCTATTAAACCAGGAAAGCCGACGCTTTTTACTATGTTGGATGAACTTCCAGTTTATGGTTTACCAGGCCATCCGGTTTCAGTAATGGTTACTTTTAATAAGTTTGTAGCTCCTTATATCAATCAAAAGATGGGGGTAATTAAGCCGCCATCTACAGTGAAAGCAGAATTTAGTCAGAATATTAGCTCAGATCCTGGACGGGAGGATTATTTGCGCGTTACAGTAGAAAAAGAGAATAATAATTTAATAGCTAGACCGGTGCGCGGAGAATCAAGTTTAATTATGACTATGGTAGAAGCGGATGGTTTGGTTAGAGTTCCGCTATCTAGAGAAGGCTTAACAGCAGGAGAAGAGGTAAAGGTAGAACTCTTTTAA